The following proteins are co-located in the Phragmites australis chromosome 10, lpPhrAust1.1, whole genome shotgun sequence genome:
- the LOC133883587 gene encoding nuclear poly(A) polymerase 4-like isoform X2 gives MAGSNPPKQYGITKPISLLGPAEADLHRTAELEKFLVEAGLYESQEESAKREEVLGELDKIVKDWVKQLTSQRGYTDQMVEEANAVLFTFGSYRLGVHGPGADIDTLCVGPSYVNREEDFFIVLHDILAQTEDVTELQPVPDAHVPVMKFKFHGISIDLLYASVSLLVVPPDLDISQGSVLYDVDEATVRSLNGCRVADQILRLVPNIENFRTALRCLKYWAKRRGVYSNVTGFLGGVNWALLVARVCQLYPNAVPSMLVLRFFRVFTQWQWPNPVMLCSIEEDEVGFPVWDPRKNPRDRSHHMPIITPAYPCMNSSYNVSTSTLRVMIEQFQFGNKICQEIEMNKASWTALFEPFQFFEAYKNYLQVDIIAEDDEDLRLWKGWVESRLRQLTLKIERDTYGMLQCHPYPHEYADPSRQCAHCAFFMGLSRKEGVKIQEGQQFDIRGTVDEFRHEINLYMFWKPGMELAVSHVRRKQIPAYVFPEGYRRPRPSRHVNHQQQSDKNDTEDGTMTGSPDSQLKRKHDLAGTDDSEPCRSVKRASISPVHPKTSSPQSGNVGDETTSNNNQMKRASSDASGGSQASHCSGNLEGANCSNSPQASERSSGTVASGPRCATREAGCSGDATSKHGIPLAENCTTPTVAVCTTLKRVAEKVVSELVGSERLGSSNSAELLESMEKDVLVENVHFGGNGVTQGGLPEELEV, from the exons ATGGCGGGCTCTAATCCCCCGAAGCAGTACGGAATAACCAAGCCAATTTCGTTGCTTGGGCCGGCGGAGGCTGATCTCCATAGGACGGCGGAGTTAGAGAAG TTTTTGGTTGAGGCTGGTTTATATGAGAGTCAAGAGGAGTCTGCTAAGAGGGAGGAGGTACTGGGGGAGCTCGACAAG ATTGTGAAAGACTGGGTTAAGCAGTTAACTAGTCAGAGAGGATATACGGATCAAATGGTTGAAGAAGCGAATGCTGTACTTTTCACCTTTGGCTCATACCGTCTAGGG GTTCATGGACCTGGGGCAGATATTGACACTCTTTGTGTTGGACCTTCATATGTGAATCGCGAG GAAGATTTCTTTATTGTACTTCATGATATATTGGCACAAACGGAGGATGTGACTGAGCTGCAGCCTGTACCTGATGCGCATGTCCCTGTTATGAAGTTTAAGTTCCATGGAATATCGATAGACCTTCTTTATGCCAGCGTCTCTCTGCTAGTTGTACCACCT GACTTGGATATCTCTCAAGGATCAGTGCTTTATGATGTCGATGAAGCTACTGTTCGTAGTCTTAACGGGTGCAGAGTAGCAGACCAAATTCTTAGACTTGTTCCGAATATTGAG AACTTCCGTACGGCATTAAGGTGTTTGAAATACTGGGCAAAAAGAAGAGGTGTTTACTCTAAT GTTACTGGTTTTCTTGGTGGTGTCAATTGGGCTTTGCTGGTTGCACGTGTCTGCCAGCTCTATCCTAATGCTGTGCCAAGTATGCTGGTCTTGAGATTCTTTAGAGTTTTTACCCAGTGGCAGTGGCCAAATCCGGTTATGCTTTGCTCTATAGAGGAGGATGAAGTTGGTTTCCCCGTATGGGATCCACGCAAAAATCCTCGAGATAGATCTCATCATATGCCCATTATAACCCCTGCATACCCATGTATGAACTCCAGCTATAATGTTTCAACAAGCACGCTGAGGGTTATGATAGAGCAATTTCAGTTTGGTAATAAAATTTGCCAG GAAATTGAGATGAATAAGGCTAGTTGGACtgctctttttgagccttttcaattttttgaagCATATAAGAATTATCTACAGGTTGACATCATCGCCGAGGATGATGAAGACCTTAGACTCTGGAAGGGATGGGTTGAATCTCGATTGAGGCAACTGACTTTGAAG ATTGAACGTGATACATATGGAATGCTGCAGTGTCATCCTTACCCACATGAGTATGCAGATCCTTCTAGACAGTGTGCCCACTGTGCTTTCTTCATGGGCTTATCAAGGAAAGAAGGTGTAAAAATACAGGAAGGTCAACAGTTCGATATTCGGGGAACTGTAGATGAGTTTAGGCATGAAATCAACTTGTATATGTTCTGGAAGCCTGGGATGGAGTTAGCTGTTTCTCATGTTCGGAGGAAGCAGATCCCAGCTTATGTGTTTCCAGAGGGTTATAGGAGACCTCGCCCTTCGAGACATGTGAACCATCAGCAGCAGTCTGATAAAAATGACACTGAAGATGGCACTATGACCGGATCGCCAGACAGTCAGCTCAAGAGGAAGCATGATCTTGCTGGGACTGATGATTCTGAACCTTGCAGGTCTGTCAAGAGGGCATCGATCAGCCCAGTTCATCCAAAAACTTCATCGCCTCAATCTGGGAATGTCGGTGATGAGACTACAAGTAATAACAACCAAATGAAAAGGGCTTCTAGCGATGCGAGTGGTGGGAGTCAGGCCTCACATTGCAGTGGCAACCTAGAAGGAGCTAATTGCTCAAACTCGCCACAGGCATCTGAGAGGAGCTCAGGTACTGTTGCATCAGGCCCCAGGTGTGCGACAAGGGAAGCAGGTTGTTCTGGCGATGCAACTAGTAAGCATGGTATTCCTCTTGCTGAGAACTGCACCACTCCAACTGTAGCAGTATGCACAACTTTAAAGCGTGTAGCTGAGAAAGTTGTGTCAGAGCTAGTCGGAAGTGAAAGGTTGGGAAGCAGCAACAGTGCTGAGTTACTGGAGAGTATGGAGAAGGATGTCCTTGTTGAAAATGTGCATTTTGGTGGGAACGGTGTCACGCAAGGTGGCCTTCCTGAAGAGTTAGAG GTATGA
- the LOC133883587 gene encoding nuclear poly(A) polymerase 4-like isoform X1, with protein MAGSNPPKQYGITKPISLLGPAEADLHRTAELEKFLVEAGLYESQEESAKREEVLGELDKIVKDWVKQLTSQRGYTDQMVEEANAVLFTFGSYRLGVHGPGADIDTLCVGPSYVNREEDFFIVLHDILAQTEDVTELQPVPDAHVPVMKFKFHGISIDLLYASVSLLVVPPDLDISQGSVLYDVDEATVRSLNGCRVADQILRLVPNIENFRTALRCLKYWAKRRGVYSNVTGFLGGVNWALLVARVCQLYPNAVPSMLVLRFFRVFTQWQWPNPVMLCSIEEDEVGFPVWDPRKNPRDRSHHMPIITPAYPCMNSSYNVSTSTLRVMIEQFQFGNKICQEIEMNKASWTALFEPFQFFEAYKNYLQVDIIAEDDEDLRLWKGWVESRLRQLTLKIERDTYGMLQCHPYPHEYADPSRQCAHCAFFMGLSRKEGVKIQEGQQFDIRGTVDEFRHEINLYMFWKPGMELAVSHVRRKQIPAYVFPEGYRRPRPSRHVNHQQQSDKNDTEDGTMTGSPDSQLKRKHDLAGTDDSEPCRSVKRASISPVHPKTSSPQSGNVGDETTSNNNQMKRASSDASGGSQASHCSGNLEGANCSNSPQASERSSGTVASGPRCATREAGCSGDATSKHGIPLAENCTTPTVAVCTTLKRVAEKVVSELVGSERLGSSNSAELLESMEKDVLVENVHFGGNGVTQGGLPEELEPNHGIEVVS; from the exons ATGGCGGGCTCTAATCCCCCGAAGCAGTACGGAATAACCAAGCCAATTTCGTTGCTTGGGCCGGCGGAGGCTGATCTCCATAGGACGGCGGAGTTAGAGAAG TTTTTGGTTGAGGCTGGTTTATATGAGAGTCAAGAGGAGTCTGCTAAGAGGGAGGAGGTACTGGGGGAGCTCGACAAG ATTGTGAAAGACTGGGTTAAGCAGTTAACTAGTCAGAGAGGATATACGGATCAAATGGTTGAAGAAGCGAATGCTGTACTTTTCACCTTTGGCTCATACCGTCTAGGG GTTCATGGACCTGGGGCAGATATTGACACTCTTTGTGTTGGACCTTCATATGTGAATCGCGAG GAAGATTTCTTTATTGTACTTCATGATATATTGGCACAAACGGAGGATGTGACTGAGCTGCAGCCTGTACCTGATGCGCATGTCCCTGTTATGAAGTTTAAGTTCCATGGAATATCGATAGACCTTCTTTATGCCAGCGTCTCTCTGCTAGTTGTACCACCT GACTTGGATATCTCTCAAGGATCAGTGCTTTATGATGTCGATGAAGCTACTGTTCGTAGTCTTAACGGGTGCAGAGTAGCAGACCAAATTCTTAGACTTGTTCCGAATATTGAG AACTTCCGTACGGCATTAAGGTGTTTGAAATACTGGGCAAAAAGAAGAGGTGTTTACTCTAAT GTTACTGGTTTTCTTGGTGGTGTCAATTGGGCTTTGCTGGTTGCACGTGTCTGCCAGCTCTATCCTAATGCTGTGCCAAGTATGCTGGTCTTGAGATTCTTTAGAGTTTTTACCCAGTGGCAGTGGCCAAATCCGGTTATGCTTTGCTCTATAGAGGAGGATGAAGTTGGTTTCCCCGTATGGGATCCACGCAAAAATCCTCGAGATAGATCTCATCATATGCCCATTATAACCCCTGCATACCCATGTATGAACTCCAGCTATAATGTTTCAACAAGCACGCTGAGGGTTATGATAGAGCAATTTCAGTTTGGTAATAAAATTTGCCAG GAAATTGAGATGAATAAGGCTAGTTGGACtgctctttttgagccttttcaattttttgaagCATATAAGAATTATCTACAGGTTGACATCATCGCCGAGGATGATGAAGACCTTAGACTCTGGAAGGGATGGGTTGAATCTCGATTGAGGCAACTGACTTTGAAG ATTGAACGTGATACATATGGAATGCTGCAGTGTCATCCTTACCCACATGAGTATGCAGATCCTTCTAGACAGTGTGCCCACTGTGCTTTCTTCATGGGCTTATCAAGGAAAGAAGGTGTAAAAATACAGGAAGGTCAACAGTTCGATATTCGGGGAACTGTAGATGAGTTTAGGCATGAAATCAACTTGTATATGTTCTGGAAGCCTGGGATGGAGTTAGCTGTTTCTCATGTTCGGAGGAAGCAGATCCCAGCTTATGTGTTTCCAGAGGGTTATAGGAGACCTCGCCCTTCGAGACATGTGAACCATCAGCAGCAGTCTGATAAAAATGACACTGAAGATGGCACTATGACCGGATCGCCAGACAGTCAGCTCAAGAGGAAGCATGATCTTGCTGGGACTGATGATTCTGAACCTTGCAGGTCTGTCAAGAGGGCATCGATCAGCCCAGTTCATCCAAAAACTTCATCGCCTCAATCTGGGAATGTCGGTGATGAGACTACAAGTAATAACAACCAAATGAAAAGGGCTTCTAGCGATGCGAGTGGTGGGAGTCAGGCCTCACATTGCAGTGGCAACCTAGAAGGAGCTAATTGCTCAAACTCGCCACAGGCATCTGAGAGGAGCTCAGGTACTGTTGCATCAGGCCCCAGGTGTGCGACAAGGGAAGCAGGTTGTTCTGGCGATGCAACTAGTAAGCATGGTATTCCTCTTGCTGAGAACTGCACCACTCCAACTGTAGCAGTATGCACAACTTTAAAGCGTGTAGCTGAGAAAGTTGTGTCAGAGCTAGTCGGAAGTGAAAGGTTGGGAAGCAGCAACAGTGCTGAGTTACTGGAGAGTATGGAGAAGGATGTCCTTGTTGAAAATGTGCATTTTGGTGGGAACGGTGTCACGCAAGGTGGCCTTCCTGAAGAGTTAGAG CCAAACCATGGGATTGAAGTGGTTTCTTAA